In a single window of the Natrialba magadii ATCC 43099 genome:
- a CDS encoding universal stress protein, whose protein sequence is MYDTILIPTDGSKGTERAIANGLDIAQQYDATVHALYVIDTAELLEVGYVGNRSDFEATIEPLEDEAKQAVGDIRERAQQHDVDVITLVREGVPYETIMEYVDESGADLIVMGTHGHRGLPRYLLGSVTERVVRMADVPVLTVRMHDCDSNN, encoded by the coding sequence ATGTACGACACCATCCTCATTCCGACCGACGGCAGCAAGGGAACCGAGCGAGCGATCGCTAACGGACTCGATATCGCACAGCAGTACGATGCGACCGTACATGCTCTGTACGTGATCGACACCGCCGAACTGCTGGAAGTCGGTTACGTCGGGAACAGGTCCGACTTCGAAGCGACGATCGAACCGCTCGAAGACGAAGCAAAACAGGCCGTCGGCGACATCCGCGAACGTGCACAGCAACACGACGTGGACGTGATTACACTCGTCCGTGAAGGCGTTCCGTACGAGACGATCATGGAGTACGTCGACGAATCTGGCGCCGATTTGATCGTGATGGGCACCCACGGACATCGCGGACTCCCACGATATCTCCTCGGAAGCGTGACCGAGCGGGTCGTTCGGATGGCCGACGTCCCGGTGTTGACTGTGCGGATGCACGATTGCGATAGTAACAACTGA
- a CDS encoding M81 family metallopeptidase → MAGESVLVGEFSHETNTFVKSRTGRAAFQERREYFDEEVSEKLHGTNTEVGGALAAASDSQIEVHTPVAAAAMPGGLVTADAYDFYTDRIVTAIEQCGSDLDGVFLALHGAMVPDGMTDGEGNLIANVRNQVGEDVPIVVTLDLHGNVSDEMVAAADALVAFESYPHVDMGDTGRVGMELLVRAIRDDFTPKMHVERPPMLAYYPKQNTRDGPMAAVMEKARALEEREHVVKVNLLPGFYHADIPSAGFSIPVVADTSAVARAVARELAETIWQKRRDFIAEYPGPAEAVEEAKQLVRTRDRDDGPVVMADLGDNPGGGGAGDGTTILRELLAQEVENAGFAIMHDPSAVAQCVEAGVGERVSLTLGGKTDELHGPPITDVDGYVKAITDGEFVNTGPMETGAEAHLGRAVRLECGADDGVSVLLTETRMQPYDAEIWRHMTIQPERLAVLVVKSLNHYRADYEPMASAVLPVDSPGLSAIDPSKFTFERLKRPKFPLDNLSDDAYPEWR, encoded by the coding sequence ATGGCCGGAGAATCTGTACTCGTTGGCGAATTTTCCCACGAGACGAATACGTTCGTGAAGTCTCGCACTGGCCGAGCAGCGTTCCAAGAACGGCGAGAGTATTTCGACGAGGAAGTGAGTGAGAAACTCCACGGGACCAACACTGAAGTCGGTGGGGCACTCGCTGCTGCGTCGGATTCCCAGATTGAAGTCCACACTCCAGTTGCCGCGGCAGCGATGCCTGGTGGCCTCGTTACAGCGGACGCGTACGACTTCTATACGGATCGGATTGTAACGGCAATTGAACAGTGTGGATCCGATCTCGACGGCGTTTTCCTCGCACTTCATGGCGCAATGGTGCCGGACGGAATGACGGATGGAGAAGGGAATTTGATCGCCAACGTACGTAATCAGGTCGGCGAAGACGTCCCAATAGTCGTCACACTTGATCTGCACGGTAATGTGAGCGATGAGATGGTTGCAGCGGCGGACGCACTGGTCGCCTTTGAGTCGTATCCGCATGTCGATATGGGTGACACAGGGCGAGTTGGGATGGAATTACTCGTGCGCGCTATTCGTGATGATTTCACCCCGAAGATGCACGTCGAACGCCCGCCCATGCTGGCGTATTACCCGAAGCAGAATACTCGTGATGGACCCATGGCAGCGGTGATGGAAAAAGCGCGTGCCCTCGAGGAACGGGAGCACGTGGTGAAGGTCAACCTGCTTCCGGGGTTTTATCACGCCGATATTCCGTCGGCGGGGTTCTCCATTCCTGTTGTCGCGGACACGTCTGCCGTCGCTCGTGCTGTTGCTCGCGAGTTGGCTGAGACGATCTGGCAAAAACGACGTGATTTCATCGCTGAGTATCCCGGTCCGGCCGAAGCAGTCGAGGAGGCAAAGCAACTCGTCCGAACGCGTGATCGTGATGATGGCCCCGTTGTCATGGCTGATCTCGGTGACAATCCAGGAGGCGGCGGGGCGGGAGATGGGACGACAATACTCCGGGAACTGCTCGCCCAAGAAGTCGAGAACGCTGGGTTTGCGATCATGCACGACCCCAGCGCCGTCGCACAGTGTGTTGAAGCTGGCGTCGGGGAGCGAGTCTCACTAACGCTCGGCGGAAAAACCGACGAGTTACACGGCCCCCCGATCACCGATGTCGACGGCTATGTCAAGGCAATCACAGACGGTGAGTTCGTCAACACGGGGCCGATGGAGACGGGAGCAGAGGCCCACCTCGGACGCGCTGTCCGCCTCGAATGCGGTGCAGATGACGGTGTGAGCGTGTTACTCACCGAAACCAGAATGCAGCCATACGACGCCGAAATTTGGCGACATATGACGATTCAGCCGGAACGGCTAGCTGTGTTAGTTGTTAAAAGCTTGAACCATTATCGGGCTGACTACGAACCGATGGCCAGCGCTGTCCTCCCGGTCGATAGTCCGGGACTGTCCGCAATTGACCCGTCGAAATTCACCTTCGAGCGCCTGAAGCGGCCGAAGTTCCCGCTTGACAACCTCTCCGACGACGCGTATCCAGAGTGGCGATGA
- a CDS encoding class-III pyridoxal-phosphate-dependent aminotransferase — protein sequence MDRDSAEPTVDAYPGPNAQKWVEFHGTNAAPSEYSHEFVWDITREADGPFVTDVDGNVLLDFTCHIGAAPLGYNNEKLTDKLREFDLVEPMKIAGQDMYFGAGPTPEESAVPGSSHLMDKLTDLSRQYDMDTVFLSNSGAEAMENAMKITHDYRAPAKYGVAFEGSFHGRTFGTLSITKSKEVYTRHYPQVSGIETVPFCADRGCEADSCDCGFFAGETSQLRRMLAPEGGRINPDEIAFLTLEPIQGVGGYRFPSDAFMQEVAAVTDEYDIPLVVDEIQAGIGRTGEIWASDHYPIEPDVIASAKALRVGATISRSDIFPSEKNRVGSTFGGGDLLGSMMGTFTLEAIEEHGLLENATRRGEQAKELLRDDAPDYVDDVRGKGLMLAVEFDTAERRNAVVKAALERGLLTLGCGKKTIRLLPPLDSSTREIELGIGLFCEAIDAVGPSAKAA from the coding sequence ATGGACAGAGATAGTGCGGAACCGACCGTGGACGCATATCCCGGCCCGAACGCTCAAAAGTGGGTCGAGTTCCACGGAACGAACGCGGCACCCAGCGAATACTCCCACGAGTTCGTCTGGGATATCACCCGCGAGGCCGATGGTCCCTTCGTCACCGACGTCGACGGCAACGTCTTGCTCGATTTTACCTGTCACATCGGCGCGGCCCCACTCGGCTACAACAACGAGAAACTCACCGACAAACTCCGCGAGTTCGACCTCGTCGAACCGATGAAGATCGCCGGCCAGGACATGTACTTCGGTGCCGGTCCGACACCCGAGGAGTCAGCTGTCCCCGGCTCGAGTCACCTCATGGACAAGCTGACTGACCTCTCGAGGCAGTACGACATGGACACGGTCTTCCTCTCGAACTCCGGGGCAGAGGCGATGGAAAACGCGATGAAGATTACCCACGACTACCGCGCACCCGCGAAGTATGGCGTCGCGTTCGAGGGAAGCTTTCACGGACGGACGTTCGGAACGCTCTCGATTACGAAGTCGAAGGAGGTCTACACCCGTCACTATCCACAGGTCAGCGGGATCGAAACGGTCCCGTTCTGCGCCGACCGCGGCTGTGAGGCCGACAGTTGCGACTGTGGCTTCTTCGCGGGCGAGACCTCACAACTTCGTCGCATGCTGGCACCCGAAGGCGGCCGGATCAACCCCGACGAAATCGCGTTTCTGACCCTCGAACCGATCCAGGGCGTCGGCGGCTACCGCTTCCCCAGTGATGCGTTCATGCAAGAGGTTGCAGCCGTGACCGACGAGTACGATATCCCGCTCGTCGTCGACGAAATCCAGGCCGGTATCGGCCGTACTGGCGAAATCTGGGCGTCGGACCACTACCCGATCGAACCCGACGTGATCGCCAGCGCGAAGGCGCTTCGGGTAGGGGCGACCATCTCCCGCTCGGACATCTTCCCCAGTGAGAAAAACCGCGTCGGCTCCACCTTCGGCGGCGGCGACCTCCTCGGTTCGATGATGGGCACGTTCACCCTCGAAGCCATCGAAGAACACGGCCTCCTCGAGAACGCTACCCGCCGCGGCGAACAGGCCAAAGAACTGCTTCGCGACGATGCGCCCGACTACGTCGACGACGTCCGCGGCAAGGGCCTGATGCTCGCCGTCGAGTTCGACACCGCCGAACGCCGAAACGCCGTCGTGAAAGCAGCACTCGAGCGCGGCCTGCTCACCCTCGGCTGTGGGAAGAAAACGATCCGACTGCTCCCGCCGCTAGACTCGAGTACCCGCGAGATCGAACTCGGGATTGGACTGTTCTGTGAGGCGATCGACGCGGTCGGTCCGAGTGCGAAAGCGGCGTAG
- a CDS encoding BCCT family transporter translates to MSGSEGSAVERFVNELDTVVFAFGALLTVSVIVAFFVNRSAVETTIDTVHGEMLSYMSWALLVIVFLIVIFLLFLIVEPWGKIKLGDEDPEYSFLSFFAMLYSAGFAAGVVFWGPTEGLFYYADPNPLFGVEGGTSEAIPLAVQQTLFHWALPQLAVFTIMGIAIGYFAYNYDNVPLRVSSALTPILGKENLDGPLAKIIDILAVFATIGGVATSLGFIGSQFVTGLDYQWGLNFGDMGILLVVTTMTILFTVSMVLGIDKGIRRLSNFNMGLFVLLMVATFIVGPTMFLLLLGSQAIGGMISDFTAMSLYTGAAEGGTGWVEAWTVFYWAWALSWSPFAGLFIARISKGRTVREVAFTGIVATSAATIPWFTFIGGTAVWAEHNGIADFSEVVAPEGAGPEVSGFILFEALTFSVDLGVAEFAVPIGSVLILGFMVLVTTFFITSADSSTLAVSMMTTGGKESPSTINRIFWGVVLGMTAAILMILGGEGGAGALEQAVVITGAPFAVVCFLAMLSLIKNFSATRGRVLLQDKTVLIGSSGDPSSDDPTPAAEPGDD, encoded by the coding sequence ATGAGCGGAAGTGAGGGGAGCGCCGTTGAGCGGTTCGTAAACGAACTTGACACGGTCGTCTTCGCGTTCGGCGCGCTGTTGACGGTGAGCGTGATCGTGGCGTTCTTCGTCAACCGAAGTGCCGTCGAGACGACGATCGACACCGTTCACGGCGAGATGCTCAGCTACATGAGCTGGGCGTTGCTGGTGATCGTGTTCCTGATCGTCATCTTCCTCCTGTTCCTGATCGTGGAACCGTGGGGGAAGATCAAACTCGGCGACGAAGATCCGGAGTACAGCTTCCTGTCGTTTTTCGCAATGCTGTACTCGGCTGGCTTCGCTGCGGGTGTCGTGTTCTGGGGACCGACCGAGGGACTGTTCTACTACGCCGATCCGAATCCGCTGTTCGGCGTCGAAGGTGGGACGAGCGAGGCGATTCCACTCGCCGTCCAGCAGACGCTGTTCCACTGGGCGCTGCCACAGCTCGCAGTGTTTACCATCATGGGCATCGCGATCGGGTACTTCGCGTACAACTACGATAACGTGCCACTCCGTGTCTCCTCCGCACTCACCCCAATCCTGGGGAAGGAGAACCTCGACGGGCCGCTGGCAAAGATCATCGACATCCTTGCCGTCTTCGCAACGATCGGCGGGGTCGCAACCTCGCTCGGCTTCATCGGGAGCCAGTTCGTCACCGGACTGGACTACCAGTGGGGACTCAACTTTGGCGATATGGGTATCCTTCTCGTTGTGACGACGATGACGATCCTGTTTACGGTCTCGATGGTGCTCGGGATCGACAAGGGCATTCGCCGGCTATCAAACTTCAACATGGGCCTGTTCGTCCTGCTCATGGTCGCGACGTTCATCGTCGGGCCGACGATGTTCTTGCTGTTGCTCGGCTCACAGGCCATCGGCGGAATGATCTCGGACTTCACCGCGATGAGCCTCTACACGGGCGCTGCCGAAGGCGGCACTGGCTGGGTCGAAGCCTGGACTGTCTTCTACTGGGCGTGGGCGCTCTCGTGGTCGCCGTTCGCCGGCCTGTTCATCGCCCGTATTTCCAAGGGCCGAACCGTGCGCGAGGTTGCCTTTACCGGCATCGTCGCGACCTCTGCAGCGACGATTCCGTGGTTCACGTTCATCGGCGGGACCGCGGTGTGGGCAGAGCACAACGGTATCGCAGACTTCAGCGAAGTGGTAGCGCCTGAAGGTGCCGGACCAGAGGTTTCTGGCTTCATCCTGTTCGAAGCGCTCACCTTCTCGGTCGACCTCGGGGTCGCCGAGTTCGCCGTTCCAATTGGCTCCGTGTTGATCCTCGGATTCATGGTCCTCGTGACGACGTTCTTCATCACGTCGGCTGACTCCTCGACGCTCGCCGTCTCGATGATGACGACGGGCGGCAAGGAGTCTCCATCGACCATCAACCGCATCTTCTGGGGCGTCGTCCTCGGGATGACCGCTGCAATCTTGATGATCCTCGGCGGCGAGGGCGGTGCCGGTGCACTCGAGCAGGCAGTCGTCATCACCGGCGCGCCGTTCGCGGTCGTCTGTTTCCTCGCGATGCTCTCGTTGATCAAGAACTTCAGCGCTACCAGAGGACGGGTGTTGCTCCAGGACAAAACGGTACTGATCGGGTCGTCCGGAGATCCGTCCAGTGACGATCCGACACCGGCCGCCGAACCTGGCGACGACTAG
- a CDS encoding amidohydrolase, whose translation MASDVHTRVVDLRRAFHRHPEPGWREFKTTARVVSELESLGVDEIVVGRDALATEERMAVPSEDELEPWLERARDAGVREDVLEKTAGGYTGAIAVLEQGEGPTVGLRVDLDAISMTESAADDHRPTAEEFRSEHEGYMHACGHDAHIAIALGTIQAVKASDFSGTFKVFFQPAEEISGGGKAMAESGYLDDVEYLFAPHIGLDHPTGEIVAGIEKPLAMAHLTATFEGASAHAGKAPNEGGNTMQAAATAIQNAYAIPRHSEGMTRVNIGYIEGGTASNVIAEELTIEAEVRGETTGLMEYMRTELERVLYAAAEMHDCDVTPRVISESPRADSDPALRDLVSAVARQTQGVDQVIGTTEFGVSEDVTYLMERVQNDGGLASYLLVGSDHPTNHHTPTFDIDETSLEIGVTVLAEAIRECARQQP comes from the coding sequence ATGGCTTCTGATGTGCACACCCGCGTCGTCGATCTCCGACGAGCGTTCCATCGCCACCCAGAACCCGGGTGGCGCGAGTTCAAGACGACCGCACGCGTCGTCTCCGAACTCGAGTCCCTCGGCGTCGACGAAATCGTAGTCGGCCGGGACGCGCTCGCCACCGAGGAGCGAATGGCGGTTCCGTCCGAGGATGAACTCGAGCCGTGGCTCGAGCGAGCGCGGGATGCGGGTGTGCGCGAAGACGTACTCGAGAAGACCGCCGGTGGCTACACCGGTGCAATCGCGGTCCTCGAACAGGGCGAGGGGCCGACGGTCGGGTTGCGCGTCGATCTCGACGCGATTTCGATGACGGAGTCGGCGGCTGACGACCACCGACCGACAGCGGAGGAGTTTCGCTCAGAGCACGAGGGGTACATGCACGCCTGCGGGCACGACGCACACATCGCGATCGCACTCGGCACGATTCAGGCGGTCAAAGCCAGCGACTTCAGCGGGACGTTCAAGGTGTTCTTCCAGCCCGCAGAGGAGATTTCGGGCGGCGGAAAGGCGATGGCTGAGAGTGGCTATCTCGACGACGTCGAGTACCTGTTCGCACCGCACATCGGGCTGGATCACCCGACCGGCGAAATCGTCGCCGGCATCGAGAAGCCGCTGGCGATGGCCCACCTGACGGCCACCTTCGAGGGGGCGAGCGCCCACGCCGGAAAAGCGCCGAACGAAGGCGGGAACACGATGCAGGCCGCCGCAACGGCGATCCAGAACGCCTACGCGATCCCCCGACACAGCGAGGGGATGACCAGGGTGAACATCGGCTACATCGAGGGCGGAACGGCGAGTAACGTCATCGCGGAGGAACTCACGATCGAAGCCGAGGTTCGCGGCGAGACCACGGGCCTGATGGAGTACATGCGAACGGAACTCGAGCGCGTGCTCTACGCGGCGGCGGAGATGCACGACTGCGATGTCACGCCGCGTGTTATCAGCGAATCCCCGCGGGCGGACAGCGACCCGGCGCTGCGCGACCTCGTCAGCGCCGTCGCGCGCCAGACACAGGGCGTCGACCAGGTGATCGGAACGACCGAGTTCGGCGTCAGCGAGGACGTCACCTACCTGATGGAACGCGTCCAGAACGACGGCGGACTTGCGTCCTACCTGCTCGTCGGCTCGGACCATCCGACGAACCACCACACACCGACGTTCGACATCGACGAAACGAGTCTCGAAATCGGCGTGACTGTGCTCGCCGAAGCGATTCGGGAGTGTGCACGCCAGCAGCCCTGA
- a CDS encoding DUF7130 family rubredoxin-like protein, translated as MCPDNDQLQTKSGVDKMEETEIPIGEPHDSSEASYSMWRCGDCGEMGQLEEDLPEECPNCSAPKEDLYYWEED; from the coding sequence ATGTGTCCTGACAACGACCAACTGCAGACCAAGAGTGGCGTCGACAAGATGGAAGAGACTGAAATTCCGATCGGTGAGCCACACGACTCGTCCGAGGCGAGTTACAGCATGTGGCGCTGCGGAGACTGCGGTGAGATGGGACAACTCGAGGAGGATCTACCGGAGGAGTGTCCGAACTGCAGCGCACCGAAAGAAGACCTGTACTACTGGGAAGAAGACTAA